A genomic region of Mesorhizobium sp. NZP2077 contains the following coding sequences:
- a CDS encoding methyltransferase codes for MRLVPVPGLPEIQFYTAHPGSGLRRLVDPEDDADEDTPEPQSPYWAYAWAGGTVLARYILDQPVSVAGCRVLDLGAGSGIVGIAAANAGAREVIAAEIDRNGVAAIGLNAAANGVSITVFGDDITKGPPPAVDLVLAGDVFYGQDVTERVMPFLDRCLAAGIGVLVGDPGRAYLPRSRLRLLAEYTVPDFGDAKDATPRPSGVFRFETEPGG; via the coding sequence ATGCGCCTTGTTCCGGTGCCCGGGCTTCCCGAAATCCAGTTTTACACGGCCCATCCGGGCAGCGGGTTGCGGCGCCTCGTCGACCCTGAAGATGATGCCGACGAGGACACGCCCGAACCGCAGTCGCCCTACTGGGCCTATGCCTGGGCCGGCGGCACGGTGCTCGCGCGCTACATCCTCGACCAACCAGTGAGCGTGGCAGGCTGCCGCGTGCTCGATCTCGGCGCGGGCTCCGGCATTGTCGGGATTGCCGCCGCGAATGCCGGGGCGCGCGAGGTGATTGCCGCCGAGATTGATCGCAATGGCGTTGCCGCGATCGGTCTCAATGCGGCGGCGAACGGCGTCTCAATAACCGTTTTCGGAGACGACATCACGAAAGGTCCGCCGCCGGCGGTCGACCTCGTGCTTGCCGGCGATGTCTTCTACGGGCAGGACGTCACTGAGCGCGTCATGCCTTTTCTCGACCGCTGCCTCGCCGCCGGCATCGGGGTGCTGGTCGGCGATCCGGGCCGAGCCTATCTGCCGCGCTCGCGATTGCGCCTGCTTGCCGAATACACGGTGCCGGATTTCGGCGACGCGAAAGACGCAACCCCAAGGCCGAGCGGCGTCTTTCGCTTCGAGACCGAACCTGGCGGTTAG